A genome region from Magnolia sinica isolate HGM2019 chromosome 8, MsV1, whole genome shotgun sequence includes the following:
- the LOC131253747 gene encoding probable LRR receptor-like serine/threonine-protein kinase At3g47570: MELPNISLRAFWSFLLISSIHVPCFFVSAAHFSHETDRLFLLHLKHMITDDPLHSMSSWNDTLHFCHWQGVTCGRRHLDRVTALNLTDQNLEKNNTPFIGNLTFLKIIDLSSNSLEGSIPNSFGQLVRLRWFLLSQNALSGTIPPQLYNISSIKALDVGENRLHGNLPPNLGLTLPNLQILRVVANQFTGPIPVSLSNSSGLLLIDLGYNSFTGSVPLNFGSLESLSRLFLSRNQLGIGKAHDLNFLYYLTNCSELQELDVSNNILSGVLPESLANLSTQLNFLSLGSNKIFGSIPSGIQNLVGLTLMDMVYNFLRGPIPMGVGKPNNLTRSNDLTLVEMICQGQFHLLWFIHLNNNNLSGTLPRSLFRIPSLIELRVESNSFTGDLPFEVSYSNALGRFSVSNNKLSGEIPSRLGSIPPTFTTLKGLRLLDLSRNNLSGKIPRYLEKFALEYLNLSFNNFEGELPKRGVFGNISRVSVLGNSKLCGGIPGLQLRPCPSQASKKKGKSLALKVKLSIIVVLCLLSITSFFTTLYWVRKARRIPSAEASVEIKLRRKPLAVPSVEIKLTRKFI, translated from the exons ATGGAGctcccaaatatcagcctaagggcattttggtcatttctcctTATCTCTTCCATTCACGTTCCATGCTTCTTCGTCTCTGCCGCTCACTTCTCCCACGAAACCGATCGGCTTTTTTTGCTTCACTTGAAACATATGATAACCGACGATCCTCTCCATTCCATGAGTTCTTGGAATGATACTCTCCACTTCTGCCACTGGCAAGGAGTCACGTGTGGTCGCCGGCATTTGGATAGGGTCACCGCCTTGAACCTCACTGACCAGAACTTGGAAAAAAACAACACTCCTTTCATAGGGAACCTCACCTTCCTCAAGATAATCGATCTCTCATCCAACAGTCTAGAGGGCAGCATCCCAAACTCCTTCGGTCAGTTGGTGAGGTTAAGATGGTTTCTCTTAAGTCAAAATGCACTGTCGGGTACGATTCCGCCTCAGCTATACAATATCTCCTCTATTAAAGCTCTGGACGTGGGAGAGAACAGATTGCATGGAAATCTTCCACCTAACTTAGGCCTCACTCTTCCTAATCTCCAAATACTTCGTGTCGTAGCAAACCAATTCACAGGACCTATACCAGTTTCATTATCCAATTCCTCAGGTCTTCTACTCATTGACCTTGGTTACAATAGCTTTACTGGATCCGTGCCTCTGAATTTTGGAAGCCTCGAGAGTCTCAGCAGGTTATTTTTGAGCAGGAATCAACTTGGAATTGGGAAAGCTCATGACTTGAATTTTCTCTATTATTTGACCAATTGCAGTGAGTTACAAGAATTGGATGTAAGCAATAACATTCTCAGTGGTGTGTTGCCTGAATCCCTAGCTAATCTTTCGACTCAGCTGAACTTCCTATCGTTAGGAAGTAACAAGATATTTGGAAGCATCCCATCTGGGATTCAGAATCTTGTCGGCTTAACACTAATGGATATGGTATATAACTTTCTAAGAGGTCCTATTCCTATGGGTGTTGGGAAGCCTAACAACCTAACAAGATCCAACGACTTGACTTTGGTGGAAATGATTTGTCAGGGACAATTCCATCTTCTTTGG TTTATACACCTTAACAATAATAACTTGAGCGGTACCTTACCCAGATCACTTTTCAGAATTCCCTCTTTGATTGAACTCCGTGTTGAAAGTAACTCCTTTACTGGTGATCTGCCATTTGAAGTCAGTTACTCGAATGCTCTTGGAAGATTCAGTGTTTCTAATAACAAATTGTCCGGCGAAATTCCAAGCCGGCTGG GATCAATTCCTCCAACATTTACTACTCTAAAAGGCCTTCGACTCCTGGATCTTTCACGCAACAACTTATCTGGGAAGATTCCAAGATATCTGGAGAAGTTTGCTCTAGAGTatctaaatctatctttcaacAATTTCGAGGGTGAATTACCAAAACGAGGGGTCTTTGGAAATATCAGTCGAGTTTCAGTGCTTGGAAATAGTAAGCTTTGTGGGGGTATTCCAGGATTACAATTGCGTCCATGCCCTAGCCAAGCTTCCAAGAAAAAGGGGAAGTCTCTTGCTTTGAAAGTAAAACTCTCAATAATTGTCGTCCTGTGTCTTCTTTCAATAACATCTTTCTTTACCACTCTTTATTGGGTAAGAAAGGCGAGAAGGATACCTTCTGCTGAGGCTTCTGTGGAGATCAAGTTGAGAAGGAAACCTTTAGCTGTGCCTTCTGTGGAGATCAAGTTGACAAggaaatttatttaa